The DNA region CAGGCGAAACCGCTACTGAACTCAGCGGGAACATCCTGGCTGTTGGTTCAACAGCACTGCAACCTCTGGTAGAGCAAGCTGGACAAAAATTTATGGCAGTTGATGAATATAAGAACGTAACGGTACAAGTTCAAGGCGGCGGTAGTGGTACGGGTCTGACACAAGTATCCGACGGACAAGCTACAATCGGTAACTCTGACGTATTTGCAGAAGAGAAAATCGACGATGCAGCAAAAGTGAGCGAACTGAAAGATCACCAAGTGGCTGTAGTAGCAATCGCTCCTGTAAGCAACAAAGATGCAGGTGTACAAGACTTGACGAAGCAACAACTGATCGACATTTTCTCCGGTAAAATTACGAACTGGAAAGATGTTGGCGGTAAGGATCAAGCGATCGTTATCGTAAACCGTCCTAGCAGCTCCGGTACTCGTGCAACATTTGAGAACTTTGCACTGGGCACAAAAGTAGAAGATATCCAAGGTTCGATTCAGGAAGATTCCTCCGGTACAGTTAAGAAGCTGGTAGCTGAAACTCCGGGAGCTATTGGTTATCTGGCTCTGTCCTACCTGGATGACAGCCTGCAAGTGTTGAAATACGAAGGTGTAGAAGCGACGGTTGAGAACGTAGAAGCAGGAACTTATCCAGTATGGGCTTACGAGCACATGTACACCAAGGGTGACCCTGACGCAGCAACAAAAGCATTCCTCGATTACATCCTGAGTGATGAAATTCAGCAAAAAGACGTGACTGAGCTTGGTTACATCCCGGTATCCGGCATGAAAGTAAAACGTGATGCAGCAGGCACTGTGACGAAATAATCTTTGAACTTGCGCATACAGCGAGAGAGGCGGACCCAGGTCCTGCCTCTTTGCGCGGTTTGCTCTGGATTTATCCCATATTTTGCATGAATTCTACTATAGAAGGATGGTTGTTATGGAACAGACCGAAGGGGGAACGGTAATGAACAACAAGTTGAAATCGCGCCGGCCCTTGAGAGAAAAGCATTACTGGGAAGAGTGGACGGGACGAATCTATACGTCGATTTGTGTCGTTTTCCTGATCGTTGTCATGTTTTCCATCGTTTATTTTGTAGCGTCCAAAGGGTTGTCGACCTTTTTCCAGGATGGCGTAAGTTTGAGTGAGTTTTTATCCGGTAAAACGTGGAATCCGGCGGGCGAACCCGCTGCCTATGGGGCGTTACCGTTCATTACAGGTTCATTCATAACAACATTTCTCGCAGCACTGATTGCAAGTCCGCTTAGCCTGTGTGCTGCGCTCTTTATGACGGAGATCGTACCAGGTAAAGGTAAAAAAATATTGCAGCCTGCGATTGAGCTTTTGTCAGGTATACCTTCCGTTGTGTACGGTTTTATCGGACTAAGTGTGATCGTGCCTTTGCTGCGCAGTATCTTTGGTGGAGCCGGCGTCGGGATTGCAGCCGGATGTCTGGTTCTGTCTGTTATGATTCTGCCTACCGTAACCAGTATTATGGCGGATGCATTGTCTGCCTTGCCTAAAGGTCTTCGTGAATCTTCCTACGCCTTGGGTGCGACTCGCTGGCAAACGATCTATCGGGTCATTATTCCGACCGTTCTGCCTGCCTTGCTGACAGGGATTGTACTGGGTATGGCTCGCGCATTTGGTGAAGCCCTTGCTGTACAGATGGTCATCGGGAATGCACCGCATGTACCGACATCCTTACTCGAATCGGCATCAACGTTAACAAGTGTAATTACCCTGAGTATGGGTAACACCACGATGGGTTCTGTTCATAACAATGCACTGTGGAGTATGGCGCTTGTCCTGCTGGTGATGACCTTTGTCTTCGTCATTCTGGTTCGCCTGCTTGAAAGGAGGAACCGGGTATGAAAATGAAGGCTAAAACGGTAGATAAAATTGCAACTTCGGTTATCGTTGTGCTGGCCCTGTTCATTGTTGTTCTTCTGCTCGGCTTGCTCGGCTTCATTCTGATACGGGGGATTGGTCAGATTAACTGGCACTTCCTGACCAGTGCACCACAGTTGCTCAAGGGCGGCGGCGGGATCGGCCCGCAGCTGTTTAACTCGATCTTCCTGCTTGTTCTGACCTTGATTATTACTATTCCGCTTGGATGGGGTGGCGGTATTTATATGGCTGAGTACGCTAAGCCGGGCCGGATTACAAGCTTTATTCGTCTGGTGGTCGAAGTGTTATCTTCCTTCCCGTCCATCGTTATTGGTTTGTTCGGACTTTTGCTGATCGTTAATACATTTGGTCTGGGCTTCTCCCTGTTATCGGGTGCCATGGCTCTTGCCATATTTAACCTTCCACTGATGGTGCGTACAACGGAGCAAGCGTTCCGAGCCGTACCGAAAGAGCAGAAGGAAGCGGGTCTTGCACTTGGATTGTCCAAATGGAAGATTATCACTTCCATTCTGTTGCCTGTGGCTTTGCCCAGCTTAATTACAGGTACGATTCTGGCATCGGGCCGGATCTTCGGTGAGGCAGCAGCCCTGATGTTCACGGCGGGTATGAGTAGTCCTCCGCTCGACTTCACGGATTGGAATCCAACGAGCCCAAGATCACCAATCAATCCACTGCGTCCGGCAGAGACACTGGCCGTGCACATCTGGAAAGTGAACAGTGAAGGCATTGGCCCGGATTCCAAAGAGATAGCAGCTGGCGCTTCAGCCGTGCTTGTACTTCTCGTCCTGGCGTTCAATCTGAGTGCACGCTGGATCGGTCGGGTGGTTTACCGCCGCATGACAGCTTCGAAATAAGGAGGAACCAACATGGCCATACCTTTCGGTACGGAACAGTTAAGCATATATTATGGGCATTTCCAGGCAGTGAAGCAGATTAGCCTGACGTTTCCCGAAGCGAGTGTGACGGCGCTCATCGGGCCTTCCGGCTGTGGGAAATCCACATTCCTGCGGTCGCTCAACCGGATGAACGACGAGATTGCCGGTTCCCGCACGGAGGGACATATCTGGATGGATGGCAATGATCTGAATGAACCCGGCACAGATGTAATCAAGCTGCGCCAGAAGATTGGCATGGTGTGGCAGAAGCCTAACCCTTTCCACAAGTCCATCTACAACAATATCGCGTTTGGCCCCCGCTACCGCGGTATCAAGAGTAAGAAGGCACTGGATGAGATTGTGGAAAAAAGCTTGCGCCGCGCTGCGCTCTGGGATGAGGTCAAGGACAGACTGAATGAGTCAGCCCTGGCCCTCTCGGGCGGACAGCAGCAGCGGCTCTGCATCGCCCGCGCATTGTCAGTTGAGCCGCAAATTTTGCTGCTCGACGAACCGGCATCTGCGCTTGACCCGGTATCCACGGGCAAGGTTGAGGAACTGATCTCGGAGCTCAAGAAAGAGCTGCGGATCGTGATTGTTACCCATAACATGCAGCAGGCGGCACGCATCTCGGATTATACGGCCTATTTTTACCTGGGAAACATGATTGAGCATGGGGATACGGAGCATATTTTTACCAACCCGGACAACCGTCTGACGCAGGAATATATTATGGGACGTTTCGGTTAACTGTTATATTGGGATAGAGTATGAGATAGATTTATAGAGATAGAAGGAAGCGTAACTCCCGGGCGAGATCGTTTGGGGGTTATGCTTTTTTGTATGATCCTTCATATGGAATAGTTTTCCATAATAAAAACAATCAT from Paenibacillus sp. JNUCC-31 includes:
- a CDS encoding phosphate ABC transporter substrate-binding protein, with translation MFKKLPFILMTLTFVLVLAACGSKNDAGTDGAASNGAGETATELSGNILAVGSTALQPLVEQAGQKFMAVDEYKNVTVQVQGGGSGTGLTQVSDGQATIGNSDVFAEEKIDDAAKVSELKDHQVAVVAIAPVSNKDAGVQDLTKQQLIDIFSGKITNWKDVGGKDQAIVIVNRPSSSGTRATFENFALGTKVEDIQGSIQEDSSGTVKKLVAETPGAIGYLALSYLDDSLQVLKYEGVEATVENVEAGTYPVWAYEHMYTKGDPDAATKAFLDYILSDEIQQKDVTELGYIPVSGMKVKRDAAGTVTK
- the pstC gene encoding phosphate ABC transporter permease subunit PstC, giving the protein MNNKLKSRRPLREKHYWEEWTGRIYTSICVVFLIVVMFSIVYFVASKGLSTFFQDGVSLSEFLSGKTWNPAGEPAAYGALPFITGSFITTFLAALIASPLSLCAALFMTEIVPGKGKKILQPAIELLSGIPSVVYGFIGLSVIVPLLRSIFGGAGVGIAAGCLVLSVMILPTVTSIMADALSALPKGLRESSYALGATRWQTIYRVIIPTVLPALLTGIVLGMARAFGEALAVQMVIGNAPHVPTSLLESASTLTSVITLSMGNTTMGSVHNNALWSMALVLLVMTFVFVILVRLLERRNRV
- the pstA gene encoding phosphate ABC transporter permease PstA, with protein sequence MKAKTVDKIATSVIVVLALFIVVLLLGLLGFILIRGIGQINWHFLTSAPQLLKGGGGIGPQLFNSIFLLVLTLIITIPLGWGGGIYMAEYAKPGRITSFIRLVVEVLSSFPSIVIGLFGLLLIVNTFGLGFSLLSGAMALAIFNLPLMVRTTEQAFRAVPKEQKEAGLALGLSKWKIITSILLPVALPSLITGTILASGRIFGEAAALMFTAGMSSPPLDFTDWNPTSPRSPINPLRPAETLAVHIWKVNSEGIGPDSKEIAAGASAVLVLLVLAFNLSARWIGRVVYRRMTASK
- the pstB gene encoding phosphate ABC transporter ATP-binding protein PstB, producing MAIPFGTEQLSIYYGHFQAVKQISLTFPEASVTALIGPSGCGKSTFLRSLNRMNDEIAGSRTEGHIWMDGNDLNEPGTDVIKLRQKIGMVWQKPNPFHKSIYNNIAFGPRYRGIKSKKALDEIVEKSLRRAALWDEVKDRLNESALALSGGQQQRLCIARALSVEPQILLLDEPASALDPVSTGKVEELISELKKELRIVIVTHNMQQAARISDYTAYFYLGNMIEHGDTEHIFTNPDNRLTQEYIMGRFG